The following coding sequences are from one Macaca nemestrina isolate mMacNem1 chromosome 1, mMacNem.hap1, whole genome shotgun sequence window:
- the KPR gene encoding keratinocyte proline-rich protein gives MCDQQQIQCCLPLQQCCVKGPSFYSSHSPFAQSQVVVQAPCEMQIVECPAPCPVQVCQVTDQTPCQSQTTQVKCQSKTNQVKGQAPCQSKTTQVKGQAASQSQTSSVQSQAPCQSEVSYVQCEASQPVQTCFVECAPVCYTETCYVECPVQNYVPCPAPQPVQMYRGRPAVCQTQGRFSTQCQYQGSYSNCGPQFQSRAAYNSYTPQFQSRPSYSSCVPQYRSRASFSPCVPQCQTQGSYGSFTEQHRSRSTSRCLPPPRRLQLFPRSCSPPRRFEPCSSSYLPLRPSEGFPNYCTPPRRSEPIYNSRCPRLPISSCSQRRGPKCRIEISSPCCPRQVPPQRCPVEIPPIRRRSRSCGPQPSWGTSCPELRPHVEPRPLPSFCPPRRLDQRPESPLQRCPPPAPLPRLLPEPCISPEPRPRPLPRQRSEPCLYPEPLPAPRPTPRPVPRPRPAQCEIPEPRPHLQPCEHPEPRPRPEPIPLPAPCPSPEPCRQPWRSPSPCWGLNPVPYSGDVGCHESSPHRLDTEAPYCGPSSYNQGQKSGAGCGPGDVFPERRGQDGHGDQGNAYAGVKGEAKSAYF, from the coding sequence ATGTGTGACCAGCAGCAGATCCAGTGCTGCCTGCCGCTCCAACAGTGCTGCGTCAAGGGTCCCTCCTTCTACTCTTCTCACTCCCCCTTTGCCCAGAGCCAAGTGGTGGTTCAAGCCCCTTGTGAGATGCAAATTGTGGAGTGCCCTGCACCATGCCCAGTTCAAGTTTGCCAGGTGACAGACCAGACTCCATGCCAGTCTCAGACCACACAGGTGAAGTGCCAGTCTAAGACCAACCAGGTGAAAGGCCAGGCTCCATGTCAGTCTAAGACCACCCAGGTGAAGGGCCAGGCTGCATCCCAATCTCAAACTTCCTCTGTTCAAAGCCAGGCTCCATGCCAATCTGAGGTGTCCTACGTGCAGTGCGAAGCCTCACAGCCTGTTCAGACTTGCTTCGTAGAATGTGCTCCAGTTTGTTATACAGAAACTTGTTATGTAGAATGCCCAGTCCAGAACTATGTACCCTGTCCAGCTCCTCAGCCTGTCCAGATGTATAGAGGGCGTCCTGCAGTGTGCCAGACTCAGGGAAGGTTCTCCACCCAGTGCCAGTATCAAGGCTCCTACAGCAATTGTGGCCCCCAGTTTCAGTCAAGGGCTGCCTACAACAGCTACACCCCCCAGTTCCAGTCGCGGCCTTCCTACAGCAGCTGTGTCCCTCAGTATCGGTCCCGGGCTTCTTTTAGCCCCTGTGTGCCCCAATGCCAGACCCAGGGCTCCTATGGGAGCTTCACTGAACAGCACCGCTCTCGGAGCACCAGCCGATGCCTTCCTCCTCCTCGGCGGCTGCAGCTTTTTCCCCGCAGCTGTTCCCCACCAAGACGTTTTGAGCCCTGCTCCAGCAGCTACCTGCCATTAAGACCCTCTGAAGGTTTTCCTAACTACTGCACCCCACCCCGCCGTTCTGAACCCATCTATAACAGTCGCTGTCCTCGACTACCCATTTCAAGTTGCTCTCAGAGACGTGGCCCCAAGTGCCGAATCGAGATTTCCTCCCCGTGCTGCCCCAGGCAGGTTCCCCCACAGAGGTGTCCTGTTGAGATTCCTCCCATCAGACGCCGCTCCCGGAGCTGTGGCCCGCAGCCCTCCTGGGGCACCTCCTGCCCCGAGCTGAGGCCACACGTAGAGCCACGTCCGCTCCCAAGCTTCTGTCCACCACGGCGTCTTGACCAGCGTCCAGAGTCACCACTGCAGCGATGTCCACCTCCTGCTCCACTTCCACGTCTGCTCCCAGAACCATGCATAAGTCCAGAACCACGCCCGCGTCCTCTACCACGACAACGTTCAGAACCTTGTTTGTATCCGGAACCACTTCCAGCACCACGTCCAACACCGCGGCCAGTTCCCCGTCCTCGCCCAGCGCAGTGTGAGATTCCAGAGCCACGTCCACACCTGCAGCCCTGTGAGCACCCAGAGCCTCGTCCACGGCCAGAGCCAATTCCCCTGCCAGCCCCCTGCCCAAGCCCAGAGCCCTGCAGGCAGCCTTGGCGCAGCCCCAGTCCGTGCTGGGGCCTAAATCCAGTTCCATACTCAGGAGACGTAGGCTGTCATGAGTCTAGTCCACACCGCCTAGACACCGAAGCTCCCTACTGTGGCCCATCCAGTTATAACCAGGGGCAAAAGAGTGGTGCTGGCTGTGGGCCTGGTGATGTGTTTCCAGAGAGGAGGGGTCAGGATGGCCATGGAGACCAAGGCAATGCCTATGCTGGAgtgaaaggggaagcaaagagtgcttatttttaa